A window of Nocardiopsis sp. Huas11 genomic DNA:
CGCGGATGAGGAACATGCCGGCGACGGTGGTGTCGACGACGCTGGAAGGACGGCTCGACTGGCCGGACGCGACCGTCGTGAGCGGCGACGCCGTCGACGTCGTCGCCCGGCTCAAGGAGGAGTCCGACCTGCCGTTGCGCTCGCACGGCAGCCTGGCGATGAACCGGGCGCTGATGGCGGCCGGCCTGGTCGACCGTTTGCAGGTGACCCTCTTCCCGGTGCTCACCGGCCGGACCGGGACCGACGCGATCTTCCAGGGCGCGGACGACTTCGACCTGGAGCTCATCGAGAGCCGCACGCTCGACGGCCACATCCAGGAGCTCGTCTACCGGCCGGTCCTGCACCGCTGAGTCCGTCCCTGGCTCGGAGCTCCCACCGACCGACGCGCTGACCGATTCCGCCTGTGCTGTCCGGGCGGTTCGGTTCTGGGCAGAGGAGCTTCTGCCGGCGGAGATCGTTGTGCTGCGGCCGCCACGTGATCGGAGCGTCGGCGGGGCCGTCGGCGACGCCTGAGAGGGGTACTCGCAGCGACTCCCATCCGTGCGCACCGGCTCGTAGCGTGGGGGCATGGACAACCGCAGCGAGGTTCGCGACTTCCTGATCTCCCGTCGTGGGAAGGTCACTCCCGAGCAGGTCGGCCTGACCCAGCACGGTGGCAGGCGTCGCGTGCCGGGCCTTCGGCGCGGTGAGGTGGCCGAGCTGGCGGGGGTGTCGGTGGAGTACTACACCCAACTGGAGCGCGGACGCCTGGGTAGCGCGTCCGAGGGCGTGCTGGACGCCCTCGCCCGCGCGCTGCGGTTGGACGAGGCCGAGCGGGCGCACCTGTTCGACCTGGCGAGGGCGGCCAACGCCGGTGCGGCGCTGCGGCGGCGTCCGTCCGTGCGTCAGGTGCGGCCGGGGGTCCAGCGCATCCTCGACGGCCAGCTCTCACCCGCCTGGGTACGCAATGGCCGCAGCGACATCGTGGCGGCCAACGCGCTGGGCCGGGCCCTGCACGCACCCTTGTTCGACGATCCCGTCCGGCCGGTCAACCTCGCGCGGTTCCGGTTCCTGAACCCGCGGGCCGCGGACTTCTACGTGGAGTGGGACCGCACGGGGCGGGACGTCGTGGCGGTGCTGCGATCCGAAGCGGGCCGAAACCCCTACGACCAGGCACTGACCGAACTCATCGGTGAGCTGTCCACCCGCAGCGAGGAGTTCCGCACGCGATGGGCCGCCCACGACGTGCGTCTGCACCGCATGGGGACCAAACGGATGCGCCATCCGGAGGTCGGCGATCTGGACCTGGCCTACGAAGGCTTCGAGTTGCTCTCCGAACCCGGTCTGACGATGTTCGTCTACACCGCCGAACCGGAATCGCCTTCCCAACAGGCGCTCGACCTGCTCGCCAGCTGGGCCGCCACCCCCGACCAGCGGGAGCGGTCCCCCTCCGAGCGGTCGGAGCCGCCCGGCGTGCTCTGACCGGACGCGCCGACCGGACCACCCGAACCGACACCACAGCCCACACATGAGGAGAACACCAGTGATCACACGCACTCTGGGCGACAGCGGCCCGAAGGTCTCCGCGATCGGACTGGGCTGCATGGGACTCACCCACGCCTACGGGCCGCCCGTCGACGAACGGGACGGCACCGACCTCCTCCGCGCCGCCGTCGACCGCGGCGTCACCCTCTTCGACACGGCTCAGGTGTACGGCCCCTTCACCAACGAGGAACTCGTGGGCCGAGCCCTGGCACCCGTGCGCGAGCAGGTCGTCATCGCCACCAAGTTCGGCTTCTCCTTCGACGGCACCCGCTCCAGCGGTCTGGACAGCCGCCCCGAGTCCATCAGGGCGACCGTGGACGACTCGCTGCGCCGGTTGGGCGTGGACGGGATCGACCTGCTGTACCAGCACCGCGTCGACCCCGACGTGCCGATCGAAGACGTCGCCGGCACCGTCAAGGAGCTGATCAGCGAGGGCAAGGTCAGGTACTTCGGCCTGTCCGAGGCCGGTGTGGACACCATCCGGCGCGCCCACGCGGTCCAACCGGTCGCGGCGCTGCAGAGCGAGTACTCGCTCTGGTGGCGCGAGCCCGAGGCGCGAATCCTGCCCGCGCTGGCCGAACTCGGCATCGGGTTCGTCCCCTTCAGCCCGCTGGGTAGGGGCTTCCTGACCGGGGCCATCACCAGCACCACGTCGTTCGGTGAGACGGACCTGCGCAACTCCCTGCCGAGGTTCACCGAGTCGGCCCGTGTCGCCAACCAGGCCCTCGTCGACCTGCTGGCGACCATCGCCGAGCGCAGGGGCGCCACCCACGCGCAGATCGCGCTGGCCTGG
This region includes:
- a CDS encoding helix-turn-helix transcriptional regulator — encoded protein: MDNRSEVRDFLISRRGKVTPEQVGLTQHGGRRRVPGLRRGEVAELAGVSVEYYTQLERGRLGSASEGVLDALARALRLDEAERAHLFDLARAANAGAALRRRPSVRQVRPGVQRILDGQLSPAWVRNGRSDIVAANALGRALHAPLFDDPVRPVNLARFRFLNPRAADFYVEWDRTGRDVVAVLRSEAGRNPYDQALTELIGELSTRSEEFRTRWAAHDVRLHRMGTKRMRHPEVGDLDLAYEGFELLSEPGLTMFVYTAEPESPSQQALDLLASWAATPDQRERSPSERSEPPGVL
- a CDS encoding aldo/keto reductase, which codes for MITRTLGDSGPKVSAIGLGCMGLTHAYGPPVDERDGTDLLRAAVDRGVTLFDTAQVYGPFTNEELVGRALAPVREQVVIATKFGFSFDGTRSSGLDSRPESIRATVDDSLRRLGVDGIDLLYQHRVDPDVPIEDVAGTVKELISEGKVRYFGLSEAGVDTIRRAHAVQPVAALQSEYSLWWREPEARILPALAELGIGFVPFSPLGRGFLTGAITSTTSFGETDLRNSLPRFTESARVANQALVDLLATIAERRGATHAQIALAWLLAQHPSIVPIPGTTKAHRLRENADAVDVELTPADLAEITEVAGRIDVQGDRYTEDMQRYIDR
- a CDS encoding dihydrofolate reductase family protein → MTATYTFDVFSSLDGFGSYGPGGDWGGYWGKQGPELLDHRHALFGEKQRMVFGANTYRMFAQMLAESTDESEVRDPWVTRMRNMPATVVSTTLEGRLDWPDATVVSGDAVDVVARLKEESDLPLRSHGSLAMNRALMAAGLVDRLQVTLFPVLTGRTGTDAIFQGADDFDLELIESRTLDGHIQELVYRPVLHR